The genomic stretch CGGTAGCCATGGTCGGGATATTCTTCCTTCAGGCGCTTGAGTTCATCGGCGTTGACCTCGTGGATGTAGCCCAGAAAGTGTGCGCCCACGCCGCCGTATTTGTATTCGCGTACCGGCTCGGTGCGAACGAACACACCATTGGCACGCAGGTTGATCTCCTCGATCTTCGATATCTCGTCCCAGGTCGCATCGTCGCGCACCAGCACCGGGCGAAAACGAAGGCGTCCGCCGCCCTCGCGCACGGTCTTCCAGATTTCCTCGGGGCTGACTTCGAGAATCTGTGCGAGGCGCTCGATGGTCGCCTCGGCGCGCGCCTGCTTCTCCGTGTCACGGCGCGAGGCCAGGAAGCTGTCGGGAAGAAGGTAGACGTTCCATGAAGGGCGGTTGTCGATGATCACCTCGCCGAAACGATCGAGGATCATGCCGCGATCGCCGGGCACGATTTCCGAGACGATCTTGTTCTCGTGGGCAAGCACGGCGTAGAAGGAGTGCTTCACCACCTGCAGATAGAACAGGCGCGAGACGAGCACCGAGCAAAGGAGCGCCATCACCACGGTCAGCCAGGTCAGGCGTCCCTGGATGTGCTTGAGCAGATGGTCTCCGCCGAGCGCCACGGTGAGTCTCCTAGAGCCCGCGCTTGGCGAGCTGGAAGAAGGGCCAGCGATACATGCGCGTCAGAAGCGCGGCGAGCACAAAGGCCGTCCCCGCACTGACCAGCGCGGTAAGGGGCGCGCCCTTGGCATACTCGCCGAGTGTCGGCGCGCCTTCGGTCAGCGTAAGCAGCAGCAGCCAGCCGGCCACGTGGTAGCCAAGGCTCAGCCCCAGTACCACGAGCGACTGGAAGAATCCGGTCTCCGAGAAAATGCGTTCGGCCAGGATGCGCGTGACGATAAGGGAGATCTGCGCGAGCACCATGTGGTAGCCGAAGAACCCCGCGTCCTGCGCATCGGCGAGCGCCCCCAACATGAGCGCAACCACGCCGGCCTCATGCACGCCGCGGAAAAACGCGGCATGAACCACCAGAATGAGCGCAATGTTCGGGACTGCGGAATCAAACTCACGCGCCAGCACGTATTGGAGCAGGATGAGCGGCACGCCCACCAGCGCATAGAGGCCCACGCCCCGCCAGGAGAATCCCGTTTCGACAATCATCGGGCCTCCTCCAGGTCCAGATGCGCGGGCTCGCCGAAAGTGGCGGGCGCTTCGAGCGACGCAGACTGGGGTTCGGCGCCGGGCAGGATGACCAGCACTTCCTCGATGCGCGTGAAGTCGACCGCCGGCGCAATCCATGCATCCTGCAGCAGGCCGTAGCTGCCGCGCTCGATATCGGTGACCGTGCCCACGGGAATTCCCTTGGGATAGACGGTGCCCGTGCCGCTGGTCACCAGATCGTCGCCGGGTTCAATGTCCTCGGTGCGGCGCACCCGGTCGAGTGAAAGAAGCTCGCCCTGCCCGCGCCCGGCAGCAATTCCGCGCGCACGCGCGCGCATGGTGCGCACCGGCACGCGGCTTCGCGGATCCTGCAGCAGAATGATCTGGGAAGTAAGGGGCGTGACCTGACCGGTGCGCCCCACCAGGCCCTCGTAGCTCACGACCGCAAGATTGGGCTGCACCCCGTCGGAGCTGCCGCGGTCGATGGTGAGCACCGAGGTCGTCCCGCGTGCTTCAGCAATCACGCGCGCCGGAAGCAGGGTACCTGCCTGGCGCTCCTTGAAGTCGAGAAGTTTCTTCAGGCGCGCATTCTCACGTGCGAGCTCGAGAAGCTGCACCCGCTCGGCGCGAAGTCGCCGGGTCTCCAGTTCCAGCGCCTCGTAGCGCTCGGTGAGCCCGACCAGGAAGAGGTAATCGTTCCAGAGGTGGCGCACACCGTCGATGCCGTCGGCAAGCAGGATCTGCGGAAGCGAGACAATGGTGAGGATGCCCTTGGGCACCGGGCCCAGCGAGTTCTGGCGGCGCACCGATCCCAGGAAGATCACCAGGCAGGTGAGCAACAGGAAAGCCATGAACGCCGGCGGTCTTTTGAGTAACTCGCGCAATTCGCCGATCTCAACCTTGATGGGCCGCCCCCCGGCGACGCCATAACGCGCGGGCAATGCTCCCGCCCGCATGCAGACTCCCCAGCCACCACGAACTCAGAAATTTCAAAGCCGACTCGCAAATGCGCAGCGCCGCAACGGGCGCGCACTGCTAGTTGCCGGCAAAGGTAAGCTGCTTGAGCAGCTCGATCTCATCGAGCACCTTGCCCGACCCGTGGGCCACGGCAAGCAGCGGATCCTCGGGGATCACCACTGGAAGACCCGTTTCCTCTCGGATCAGCACATCGATGTTGTGCAGCAGCGCGCCGCCGCCGGTGAGCACCACGCCGCGGTCGGCGATGTCGGCCGCCAGTTCGGGCGGGCAGCGCTCGAGCGTCGCGCGCACGGCGTTCACGATTGCGTGAACCGGCTCGCTGAGCGCCTCGCGCACTTCGTCGGAGTTGAGCTCCAGACTCTTGGGAATTCCGGTCACCAGATCGCGGCCCTTGATCTCCATGGTCCGAGGCTCGCCGCCCTCGGGGTAGACCGAACCGATGCGCATCTTGATCTGCTCGGCGGTGGTCTCACCGATGAGCAGGTTGTACTTGCGCTTCACATACTGGACGATGGATTCATCCATCTTGTCGCCGGCGATGCGCACCGAAGCCGACTGCACGATGCCGCCCAGCGAGATCACCGCCACATCGGTGGTGCCGCCGCCGATGTCGACAACCATGTTGCCCGAGGCCTCGGTGACCGGTAGACCCGCGCCGATGGCGGCCGCCATGGGTTCTTCGATCAGATAAACCTCGCGGGCGCCGGCCTGCTCGGCCGATTCGCGCACCGCGCGCTTTTCAACGTCGGTCACGCCGAAGGGGACGCAGATGATGATGCGCGGACGCACCAGGCGGCTACGCTGGTGCACCTTCGTGATGAAGTAGCGCAGCATCGCCTCGGTCGTGTCGAAGTCGGCGATCACGCCGTCCTTCATCGGACGAATCGCCTGAATGTTTCCGGGCGTGCGGCCGAGCATCTGCTTGGCCTC from Chrysiogenia bacterium encodes the following:
- a CDS encoding rod shape-determining protein — its product is MLKRIAGLFSNDLAIDLGTANTLVYRKGAGIVLDEPSVVAVQIDSRGGRKVLAVGKEAKQMLGRTPGNIQAIRPMKDGVIADFDTTEAMLRYFITKVHQRSRLVRPRIIICVPFGVTDVEKRAVRESAEQAGAREVYLIEEPMAAAIGAGLPVTEASGNMVVDIGGGTTDVAVISLGGIVQSASVRIAGDKMDESIVQYVKRKYNLLIGETTAEQIKMRIGSVYPEGGEPRTMEIKGRDLVTGIPKSLELNSDEVREALSEPVHAIVNAVRATLERCPPELAADIADRGVVLTGGGALLHNIDVLIREETGLPVVIPEDPLLAVAHGSGKVLDEIELLKQLTFAGN
- the mreC gene encoding rod shape-determining protein MreC, translated to MAFLLLTCLVIFLGSVRRQNSLGPVPKGILTIVSLPQILLADGIDGVRHLWNDYLFLVGLTERYEALELETRRLRAERVQLLELARENARLKKLLDFKERQAGTLLPARVIAEARGTTSVLTIDRGSSDGVQPNLAVVSYEGLVGRTGQVTPLTSQIILLQDPRSRVPVRTMRARARGIAAGRGQGELLSLDRVRRTEDIEPGDDLVTSGTGTVYPKGIPVGTVTDIERGSYGLLQDAWIAPAVDFTRIEEVLVILPGAEPQSASLEAPATFGEPAHLDLEEAR